One Methanofervidicoccus abyssi genomic window, GGGGTCAGTTCATCTACTCCAAGTAATTCCCTCATAACTTCAGAAGCAGGTCTATCATCTAATTCATAAACTACCCTCCCATTGGACTTGGTAACAACAGCACCTGCATCTGTGGGGTAGAAAGGATGGCCGTATCCAGTACCTATCTTTAGAGCACTACTCAAGGTAGCCACTACACCAGCATCCGTATATACACCGTTTCCAAACTGATAGGTTCTTTTAAACTTTAAGTCATCACCAGTGGATCCACCTATGATACAGTGGTTATATCCAACAGCTGATAATATTCCCTTTATAAATTCTTCTTCAACCCTTGCCAAACCATCTGGAATAATGATATTAATAAAAGGTTTCATCTTCAAAAGATCTAAACCCTTTTTCTTCATAAAGGCGATGGATATTACTGCAGATGCTGTAGGATTATCCTTTAAAGAGGCATAAGCTTTACTAATTGCCTCTCTTCCACATTCGAAGGGATTCTTAGATATCCCCTCACTTACACCAACACCAACTTTAAGGTAAGGACTTTTCAGTGTTATCACCGCTACAGTACCTTTCTGTGGTTTCTCAACTATACTGGAGAACTCCCCTGCAGTAGTTCCTCCTATGATATGAGAATCTTCAACTTTTTCTTTTATTTCCCTGTAAACCCAGTTAGGATCTAAGTCAGAGGATGCAAATACTATGGTTAAATCAGGTTTTCTACAACCCTCTAGAGCTTCTTCAATAGCTTCGGTAGGATCTGTGGATTGACCTATTCCAACTTCCAGTATTTTTCTTCTATCTGTTATCATGTTCAAAACCCTTTTATTTTATGTAATCTTTTATAAAACAACTTTTATAAATTTTAAATAAATATTTATAGATTTTACATTGATTTATCATTATATTCAAATTATATCTAATCTTCTTAAAATTTCACATACCTTACATATACCAGATGCAGAAGGATTACCACAGTATTTACATATACTTTTATCCTTTTCAAGGGGTAGGTACTTCACCAATCTCTCAAAACCTGCAACAATGGAGTACTTCTTCCCCGGATGTTTCTTCTCTAAGAGATTTAGTATCTCGGAGATCTCATTCCTATAGGATAGAGAGGAATATGGACAGGGTTCACTGTGGTATTTAATACCTACGAGATCTGCAAAGAGTTTTACCTCAATTTCTGGAATATACTTTAAAGGTTTGATCCTTCTGACAAATTTAGGATGCTCAATACTCTTCCCCAGTATAACCAATTTTTTAATATCTCCTTCTATATAATTCATCATTACTGCCTGGGCAACATCATCTAAGTTATGTCCTATTGCCAAGTAATTACAACTTCTCTCTAAAGCCATACTGTTTAATATTCTTCTTCTGATAATACCACAGAAAGTACAGGGATTTGCTGTAATATTTTTCTCCTTAGCCCTTTCTACTATACGGTCCAAGGTATATCCTATATGGTCTTCGAAGGTATCGATATAGTAAGGTATATCATACTTCTTACAGAATTCTACTGCTATTTTTATTCCTCTTTTTCTAAACCCCTCTATACCTTCGTCTACTATCAACCCAATAATCTCTGAGTTAGGTATTGGATCGTAGTATTCCCTCAGTAAATAGGCCATTACTAAACTGTCTTTTCCTCCACTTAGCCCCATACCAATTTTAACATTCTGCTTTATTATCTTTTTACCTAGCGTTTTCCTAACCTTCTTTTTTATATACTTTATAAAACATTCCCTACAGAACTTTAAACCTGAGTGACGCTGGTAGTAGATAGGTTCCTCTTCTTTACAGATACTACATACTTCCATGTTTATCCCTAAATGTTTCCGTTATCCAGAGTAACGGTCATGAATACTATTTATGCTATAATGACGATCTCTGAAATTTCTATAAAAGTAGTAATAATCTAAAGGTATGGATATAGTTTCATTATTTGTATGATTGTCTTTAATTGGGATCTTTATTATTTTTATAATCCTTATTATTCTTTTTAAAATAAAGTAAAAATAATAAAAGATGAATATTTTTAGTATTTATTTGGAAATTAAGTTCTTATTCTCTTATCTTTTTCGTTGTATATTATTCCCTTTTCTGTAATAATTCCAGTAATCAACTCAAAAGGCGTTATATCAAATGCGTAGTTGTAGGCTTTCACACCTTCAGGTGCTATCCTCCTTCCATCTATATAGAGCACCTCCTTCTCATCCCTTTCCTCAATTATAACATCCTCTATGGAGCTCTCGAAATCAAAGGTGGAAGTTGGAGAAGCTACATAGAAAGGTATATTGTGATACTTGGCGAGTACAGCTAAAGAGTAGGTACCTATTTTATTGAAAACTGTATAATCCCTTAAAACCCTATCTGCTCCAACTATAACCTTATCTATCATCCCTCTCTTCATCAAAAAACCTGCTGTGCTGTCAGTTATTATTTTTACAGGGATGCCTTCGTATTTTAACTCAAAGCTTGTTAATTTTGCCCCCTGTAATCTTGGCCTTGTTTCATCCACTATAACCTTTATATTTTTCCCCCTGTAGTGTGCAAATCTTATAACACTTAGGGCAGTACCATAAATAGAAGTTGCAAGGGCTCCAGCATTACAGTGAGTCAATATAGTATCTCCATCTTCAATAACTCTCTCCCCTATTTCACCTATCTTCTTACACGCTTCTCTATCTTCTTCATGGATAAGTTTAGCTTCACTGAGGATAGATCTATTATTATTGTAAGCCTTCATACACCTATCTAAGGCCCAGAATAGATTTACAGCAGTAGGTCTCGTATTTTTTAACCTATGATAAGCTTTTTCAATATCATCTCCTTTTATTTCTGCAAGTGCCATCCCGTAGGCTGCACTTATCCCTATCGCAGGAGCACCCCTTACAACCATATCTTCAATAGCAAAGGCCACATCTTCGTAGTTATTGCATATAAAGTACTCCAACTTATGGGGGAGTTTTCTCTGATCTATCAATATCAATTGACTGTTTTTATCATCCCATATTATAGGTTTTAAGGTGTCTCTTTCCATTCTATCCCTTTGTTGATGTTATAATAAGGAGAAATATAAAAATACTATCAAATCTGTTAGAAAAAAGAATAAACAACTTCGATAAGATTTAAAAATACAATATATAGGTGGAAAGTAAGATTAATAACTTATGTAATTTAGTTTGAAATAATTAATAATTAAAATAATATTTATTTAATTTTACATAATAAAAAGACGTTGATAATAGCAATAGGAACAATTCATTGGAATATTCATATTTATTGATATTCAGAATCGAAAGTTATATATACTACATACTGTGTATTATAGATACTGCTAAATTGAGTAGGTTGCGGTGCAGAGGTAGTCTAGCCCGGTAAGGCGTGGGACTGGAGATCCCATGGGGCTTTGCCCCGCGGGGGTTCAAATCCCCCCCTCTGCGCCATTTTTTTGTTTATTTTTTCTTTTTTATAAACACGACTATTTTTTGGAGGTGCTTATATTGACTCAGGGGGAATTTAGGTATAGATTGAGAATCTCTAAAACAGACATAGATGGAAATGCTCCCTTAGAGTATGCTTTACAGGATATTAAAGGTATAGGTAAAGCCATGGCTAAGGCTATAGTTAGAGTTGCAAAATTGGATGGACAGATGCGTGCAGGTTATCTAACTGATGAAGATGTTAAAAGAATAGAAGAAATTTTAAAAGATCCTGCAAAACACGGAATCCCATCCTGGATGTTCAACAGAAAGAGAGACCCTTATTCAGGAGAGGATAAACACCTTATAGAGAGTGATTGGATACTTGCAGTCCAACAGGATATAACTACTATGAAGAAAATCAAATGTTATAGAGGAATAAGACACGAGTTAGGTTTACCATGTAGAGGGCAGAGAACTAGAAGTACATTTAGAAGAGGTCCTACAGTTGGTGTTAGTAGGAAGAAGAAAAAGTAATGTAAGGTGAA contains:
- a CDS encoding FIST signal transduction protein — encoded protein: MITDRRKILEVGIGQSTDPTEAIEEALEGCRKPDLTIVFASSDLDPNWVYREIKEKVEDSHIIGGTTAGEFSSIVEKPQKGTVAVITLKSPYLKVGVGVSEGISKNPFECGREAISKAYASLKDNPTASAVISIAFMKKKGLDLLKMKPFINIIIPDGLARVEEEFIKGILSAVGYNHCIIGGSTGDDLKFKRTYQFGNGVYTDAGVVATLSSALKIGTGYGHPFYPTDAGAVVTKSNGRVVYELDDRPASEVMRELLGVDELTPEVFSQTPIGVKSSDVYGEYIIKSPANVNPDGSITFYSEVPKGCYLTIMDTDKEHIVESFKKTILNAIQDAGNPEEIGAIIIFNCILRYLLTEKEGINDLKIIKELVGEVPVIGFNTYGEQGSTLGGSIGHYNQTSTVLLLSNEIISR
- the mtnA gene encoding S-methyl-5-thioribose-1-phosphate isomerase; its protein translation is MERDTLKPIIWDDKNSQLILIDQRKLPHKLEYFICNNYEDVAFAIEDMVVRGAPAIGISAAYGMALAEIKGDDIEKAYHRLKNTRPTAVNLFWALDRCMKAYNNNRSILSEAKLIHEEDREACKKIGEIGERVIEDGDTILTHCNAGALATSIYGTALSVIRFAHYRGKNIKVIVDETRPRLQGAKLTSFELKYEGIPVKIITDSTAGFLMKRGMIDKVIVGADRVLRDYTVFNKIGTYSLAVLAKYHNIPFYVASPTSTFDFESSIEDVIIEERDEKEVLYIDGRRIAPEGVKAYNYAFDITPFELITGIITEKGIIYNEKDKRIRT
- a CDS encoding TIGR00269 family protein, yielding MEVCSICKEEEPIYYQRHSGLKFCRECFIKYIKKKVRKTLGKKIIKQNVKIGMGLSGGKDSLVMAYLLREYYDPIPNSEIIGLIVDEGIEGFRKRGIKIAVEFCKKYDIPYYIDTFEDHIGYTLDRIVERAKEKNITANPCTFCGIIRRRILNSMALERSCNYLAIGHNLDDVAQAVMMNYIEGDIKKLVILGKSIEHPKFVRRIKPLKYIPEIEVKLFADLVGIKYHSEPCPYSSLSYRNEISEILNLLEKKHPGKKYSIVAGFERLVKYLPLEKDKSICKYCGNPSASGICKVCEILRRLDII
- a CDS encoding 30S ribosomal protein S13, coding for MTQGEFRYRLRISKTDIDGNAPLEYALQDIKGIGKAMAKAIVRVAKLDGQMRAGYLTDEDVKRIEEILKDPAKHGIPSWMFNRKRDPYSGEDKHLIESDWILAVQQDITTMKKIKCYRGIRHELGLPCRGQRTRSTFRRGPTVGVSRKKKK